ACACAGCTCTTTTCTATTGCACTGCCCAGGTGACAAGCACCAACTCACGTTCACTCCTAGGCCAACAGTCACCTCCCCAGCCAAGTGTAGCGGTGGCTCCCCAGGGACCCTTCATGTATCTGGGCTCCTGCTGCTCCCTGGGGTGGCTCTCACCAACTGTGCGGCTGTGGTTGTTGTAATCTGTCCAtctgccactgagcagggatggCACCTCTGGCCTGGCCTGAGGCAGGCACTCAGCGTATGCTGATTGAATGGGTCTCAGCCCAGCCCCTTCTAGAAAGTGCTACCAGGGCCAGAGTCAGTCACCTCTgcagcctcctctctccccactttctCCTCACTCCATCTGTTTCAGCCCCTGGCCTCCTCACTGCTGCTCAGAAGCCTCGGGGATACTCCCCCTCAGGCTCTTAGCAtttgctgctccttctgcctgaaacCTCTTCACGATACTTAATTGGCCTCTCTCGCTGAATTCAGGCATCTGCTCAAACATCACCTGCTTACAGAGGCCTCCCCTGACCTAAAGTAGCTTCTTCCTGTCTGTCTCTATCCCCCAGGTTGCCTTACTTTATGTTCAGAGTACTCATTACCATTGGACTTTTGGGGAGTCCCCTCCACACTCCGGGCAGGAGGAATCCAGGCCCGTCTGTGCTGGGGCAAGAACTCCATGAAGCCATGTACTTCCAGCTCTTTCTAAGCAAGATATAGTTTGGTCCACAGTGAGAAGGATGTAGGTTAGACAGGGATCATGCCTCTGCTCTCCCCGACATCACAGCACGGAACACACTGTGTGATCAGGATCTGGCTCCCCTACTCCAGAGTTGATATACAATGTCTGATTCATCTGTATTCTCAAGGTGGGACGAAGGGTCTGCCCTAGGAAATGATGAAAGAATCCCTGCTGAGAATTAATCAATGGATGTAAAtcaatccattcattcaacaaataattaccgAGCAActaccatgggccaggcactTTTTAAAGGGCTGGACATACAGAATGACAAAGTCTCTGCTCTCCTGTGTCTTATGCTGTAGCTGGAGAGACAGACAATGAGCAAGTAATCATATAACTGTTGGAAGAAGCAATGGGCCATGGGCCCTGCACATCCCTGTGCATTCCTGCTGGGAATGCCAAGAGAGCAAGGCCCTCAAAGCTCTCTACCCAGACTATTTCTCAGGGTTGTGTTTGCAGCAAGCAGCCTTGAGGGAGGAGAAGGCCTCTCCCCCAACCCCGACAAAGAACAGGTATGCCTACCACTCGCTATAAAAGCGGTGAATCTccgggagcctggatggctcagttgttgggcgtctgcctttggctcgggtcatgatcccagggtcctgggatcgagtcccatatcgggctctctggtcagtgggaggcctgcttcttcctctcccactctccctacttgtgttccctctctcgccgtctctctctctgttgaaaaataaataaaaatcttaaaaaaaaaaaaaaggcggtgAATCTCTAATCCCTGTGTTCCTCTTCTATACTGCCATCCATGAGGTCTATAGGGCTCCGTGGTGGGTCCTTTGCAGGGCTAGGGGGACATGGGGTACTGACACAAACACATGTGAAGCCCCTGCTACTGTTGTTCTTACCATGAGTAATAGGAAACAAACTAGACAAAATCCTTTGTCTCTTACTCAGGAGTTTCATCCATGAAACAGTAACACACTATTACTAAACAATACTAAACAGTAACAGTTTATTAGTTTGTAAATATTGTACAATCTCAGAGGCTGTACAGTTCTTGACCACATGTGAAGTGGAGATTAGTACTGTTgagaaaaatagagcagaaaaaggaagacaaggaGTATGGGGGAGacctgatattttttaaagatgatggagggttttttttgataatttatttttattatttttaagtatactctacccccaaggtggggcttgaactcacaaccccaagttcaagagtggcatgctcaaccagctgagccagccaggctccccaagacTTGCTGTTTTAGATAGGATTGTTAAGAATTCTTAAGGCCcctctaagaatttttttaattaaaaaataaaaattaggggcgcctgggtggctcagttggttaagcacctgccttcagctcaggtcatgatctcaggaccctgggattgagccccatgtcaggctcagctgagtcttcttctccctctgcccctccccctgctcatgctctctctctctaaaatagtaaaatcttaaaaataaaaaagaattaggggcacctgggtggctcagtcgttaagcatctgccttcagctcaggtcatgatcccaggtcctgggatggagccccacatctggctccctgctccgcaggaggcctgcttctccctctcccactccccctgcttgtgttccctctctcgctgtgtctctctttgtcaaataaaaaataaataaataaataaaattttaaaaataaaaattaataaacattttaaatatttttaaataaaaaataaaataaatagataaaatttttaaaataaaattttttttctaaaaaaagaaaggacccccTGATAAGGTGGCGCTGGAGCAGATACGTGGACAAAGTGAGAAAACAAGCCAAGTGACTATTTGGGAGAAGAGATTTTCAGCCACAGGGTACCATAGGGACAAGGCAGGAAGTAGGAGGATACTTGGAATATCTGAAGAACAGCCTAGTGGCCGTGTGACCAGaagagtgaaagagggagaagagcagaagaTGAGGTTGGGGAGATTGTCAGGGATCAGAACGCATAGAGCCACAAAGTCCATGTAAGGCATTTGCAATGTACTCTGAATGGGGTGGGAACTGTCGGTGGGGTTTGATCaggttctgttttatttatttattttttgttctgttttaaaaaggATGACTCTGGGTGGCTccgtagttaagcatctgccttgggctcaggtcatgatctcagggtcctgtgatcgagccgcGCATGAAGCTCCACatcggagcctgcttctccctctcccactccccctgcttgtgttcccgctctcgctgtgtctctttctttaaaaaaaaaaaaaaaaaaagagcctgtgGCCAGAGCTGGAACTCCCCTCTCAAAAAAGGAGGTAGGGGTTCCTTTAAGAGGGCTCCACCCCGTCCCGCGAAGCCCCGCCCAGATTATGGTCACGTGGCCCTCGGTCGCTAACTTAAGGGCGGGCCTCTGCGCGGTTTGAAAGATCTGCGCGCGCTGCGGAGTGGCGGTTCTGCCAGTGGCTGGGATGTCGGTGTTGCGGCCGCTGGACAAGCAGCCTGGCCTGAACACGGCCACCATCTTGGTAGGCGTCAGCTGCTCCGCTTCCCCGCTCGCCTTCCTTCCTTGGCTGCGCCTCCGCTGCCCGCTCCTCTGCGCTCTCTCAGGTTCTGGAGCGCGCTTTTTGGGCCGGGGTGTGGTGGGCGGGAGAGCCACACTCTGAACCAATCGAAGTAGCCTCCCTCTGAGGCTGAAGGACGCCCCCACCAATAGGTGCGCGGCGGGCTCTTTCCCCGCTTGTGATTGGTAGGGCTGCTGGGCGGGGAGACTGGGCTGGGTCCCGGGAGGCTGAGTTCAGCGCGGGGCCGGTAATGTGCTTCCCGGGGTCGCTGGTCCGGCCGCCCGAGGGAGTGTACCGGGAGGTTAGAAGTGCTGTGCGGACAGGACCGGAGCGGCTGCAGCCTGGGCCCTCAACCCGTGCCTGGCGGAGCTCTCTCTCGGTAAAGGGCGCCCTGCGCGCGCGAGCGGGAATCCTGGGAGTCGCGCGCTGTTCGGTCTGTGGCCTGATCCCCAGGCCTTCCGGCGGGACTGCTGTGCCCAGACATCAGTAGGCCGCCTTCTCTCCCTGGGCAGCTGGTGGGCACGGAAGATGCTCTTCTGCAGCAGCTGGCCGACTCGATGCTCAAGGAGGACTGCGCCTCGGAGCTGAAGGTGTAAGTAGCCGAGGCTGGGAGTGTCCGATCGCTCTGCGGTGGCCTGAACTGTGGGCTGCCCGGGAGGGCGAGCGGAAGAGCTGCCAGAGAGGCGGGCGCAGGTGGGGCCAGGCCCGCGAGGCGTGATCCGTCCCCAGATAAGGGATCCTCCATCACTGTCTGTCACACACTTCTGTTTTCCTGCAGCACTTGTCACCACAGGAAATGTCCTTGTTCACCTGTTTACTTGTTTCCGGTCTGCCACCCCCATGGACCCCCAGGTCAGCCCCTTGAGGTCAGGGACTTTGACTTTTTTCACTACTGAATCCCAGGTGGTTTgagcagtgcttggcacagaggagTGTTCAGATACCCCCCAGATACTTTTTAGTCAAGAAAAGTTGACTAAAGAAGtagtattctgtttttctttttctacctgaTGGAGAGTAGAAACAGCTGCTGGTGGGAATCAGGTGACTGGATATATGTGGGTGTCATTCTCCCTGATAGATAAGCTCCAGAGGCTCATGTTGAAGGAGAAGGATCCCAGTCTACAGGGTGTTCCTCCATGGGAATCAGAAATACCCCTCACTACGAGAATAAACCCCGTTACAGCATTTGAAAGACTCTGATGAGGGAACAAGTTCAGACGGGAGTGATGAgggtgacttacccaaggtcacatagctgatAATTGGCAGACCTGAGATTTGAGCCTACTTCCATCACCCTCCAAAGGGGTTCAGCCTTAACCCCTAATCTTCACAGTCTAACACCCCACTTCTGAGCCTGATCTCCCTCCCACCATGCAGTGTAGCTGGCTAGCCCCATGCCACCTTATATCCCGAACTCCCTCTTGCCAAGGTGGTTCCCAAACGGAGCTCCTTTCTGGCAGAAGGAGTCAGTCTAGATAGGACCAGCTCTGCCCTGTCCCTATGCTCACCTGAGGAGTCTAGCCCACAAGA
The sequence above is drawn from the Neomonachus schauinslandi chromosome 5, ASM220157v2, whole genome shotgun sequence genome and encodes:
- the CENPM gene encoding centromere protein M isoform X5, encoding MCFPGSLVRPPEGVYREVRSAVRTGPERLQPGPSTRAWRSSLSLVGTEDALLQQLADSMLKEDCASELKVHLARSLPLPSNVNRPRIDLIVFVVNLHSKYSLRNVEESLHHVDATFFLGKVGFLITGG